A portion of the Homalodisca vitripennis isolate AUS2020 chromosome 2, UT_GWSS_2.1, whole genome shotgun sequence genome contains these proteins:
- the LOC124355819 gene encoding extensin-1-like, whose translation MPHCTALSTTYHPTKLSTIYHLPPHTALHSTIYHLPPHKAQHYLPPSTPHSTVLSTTYYPTQHSAIYHLPPHTAQHYLPTAQHYLPPTTPQSSALSTTYHPTLHSTIYHLPPHTAQHYLPPTTPQSSALSTTYHPTLHSTALSTTYHPTLHSSTIYHLPPHKAQHYLPPTTPPQSSALSTTLHSTTLSTTPHSTVLSTTYHPTQHSAIYHLPPHTAQCYLPPTTPHSIVLSTTYHPTQHSTIYHPTQHSTIYHPTVISPHIAQCYLPPTTPQHSSAL comes from the coding sequence ATGCCACACTGCACAGCACTATCTACCACCTACCACCCCACAAAGCTCAGCACTATCTACCACCTACCACCCCACACTGCACTGCACAGCACTATCTACCACCTACCACCCCACAAAGCTCAGCACTATCTACCACCTTCCACCCCACACAGCACAGTGCTATCTACCACCTACTATCCCACACAGCACAGTGCTATCTACCACCTACCACCCCACACAGCACAGCACTATCTACCAACAGCACAGCACTATCTACCACCTACCACCCCACAAAGCTCAGCACTATCTACCACCTACCACCCCACACTGCACAGCACTATCTACCACCTACCACCCCACACCGCACAGCACTATCTACCACCTACCACCCCACAAAGCTCAGCACTATCTACCACCTACCACCCCACACTGCACAGCACAGCACTATCTACCACCTACCACCCCACACTGCACAGCAGCACTATCTACCACCTACCACCCCACAAAGCTCAGCACTATCTACCACCTACCACCCCACCACAAAGCTCAGCACTATCTACCACCCTACACAGCACAACACTATCTACCACCCCACACAGCACAGTGCTATCTACCACCTACCACCCCACACAGCACAGTGCTATCTACCACCTACCACCCCACACAGCACAGTGCTATCTACCACCTACCACCCCACACAGCATAGTGCTATCTACCACCTACCACCCCACACAGCACAGCACTATCTACCACCCTACACAGCACAGCACTATCTACCACCCCACAGTGATATCACCACACATAGCACAGTGCTATCTACCACCTACCACCCCACAACACAGCTCAGCACTATAG